One part of the Phacochoerus africanus isolate WHEZ1 chromosome 7, ROS_Pafr_v1, whole genome shotgun sequence genome encodes these proteins:
- the SYNGR1 gene encoding synaptogyrin-1 isoform X4 produces the protein MEGGAYGAGKAGGAFDPYTLVRQPHTILRVVSWVFSIVVFGSIVNEGYLNSPSESKEFCVYNRNPNACGYGVTVGVLAFLTCLLYLALDVYFPQISSVKDRKKAVLSDIGVSAFWAFLWFVGFCYLANQWQVSKPKDNPLNEGTDAARAAIAFSFFSIFTWSLTAALAVRRFKDLTFQEEYSTLFPASAQP, from the exons ATGGAAGGGGGTGCTTACGGAGCGGGCAAAGCCGGGGGCGCCTTCGACCCCTACACCCTGGTCCGGCAGCCGCACACCATCCTGCGCGTCGTGTCCTGG gTGTTCTCCATCGTGGTGTTCGGCTCCATTGTGAACGAGGGCTACCTCAACAGCCCCTCCGAGAGCAAGGAGTTCTGCGTTTACAACCGTAACCCCAACGCCTGCGGCTATGGCGTGACCGTGGGCGTGCTCGCCTTCCTCACCTGCCTGCTCTACCTGGCCCTGGACGTCTACTTCCCGCAGATCAGCAGCGTGAAGGACCGGAAGAAGGCCGTCCTGTCGGACATCGGCGTCTCAG CCTTCTGGGCCTTCCTCTGGTTCGTGGGCTTCTGCTACCTGGCCAACCAGTGGCAGGTCTCCAAGCCCAAGgacaacccactgaacgaagggACGGACGCAGCCCGGGCCGCCATcgccttttccttcttctccatctTCACGTGG AGCCTGACCGCAGCCTTGGCCGTGCGGAGATTCAAGGACCTTACCTTCCAGGAGGAGTACAGCACCCTGTTTCCTGCCTCGGCACAGCCGTAG
- the SYNGR1 gene encoding synaptogyrin-1 isoform X3: protein MEGGAYGAGKAGGAFDPYTLVRQPHTILRVVSWVFSIVVFGSIVNEGYLNSPSESKEFCVYNRNPNACGYGVTVGVLAFLTCLLYLALDVYFPQISSVKDRKKAVLSDIGVSAFWAFLWFVGFCYLANQWQVSKPKDNPLNEGTDAARAAIAFSFFSIFTWLCLSLFLAAGLIPALFWQSLTAALAVRRFKDLTFQEEYSTLFPASAQP, encoded by the exons ATGGAAGGGGGTGCTTACGGAGCGGGCAAAGCCGGGGGCGCCTTCGACCCCTACACCCTGGTCCGGCAGCCGCACACCATCCTGCGCGTCGTGTCCTGG gTGTTCTCCATCGTGGTGTTCGGCTCCATTGTGAACGAGGGCTACCTCAACAGCCCCTCCGAGAGCAAGGAGTTCTGCGTTTACAACCGTAACCCCAACGCCTGCGGCTATGGCGTGACCGTGGGCGTGCTCGCCTTCCTCACCTGCCTGCTCTACCTGGCCCTGGACGTCTACTTCCCGCAGATCAGCAGCGTGAAGGACCGGAAGAAGGCCGTCCTGTCGGACATCGGCGTCTCAG CCTTCTGGGCCTTCCTCTGGTTCGTGGGCTTCTGCTACCTGGCCAACCAGTGGCAGGTCTCCAAGCCCAAGgacaacccactgaacgaagggACGGACGCAGCCCGGGCCGCCATcgccttttccttcttctccatctTCACGTGG CTCTGCCTTTCCCTGTTCTTGGCGGCTGGCCTCATCCCTGCTCTCTTCTGGCAGAGCCTGACCGCAGCCTTGGCCGTGCGGAGATTCAAGGACCTTACCTTCCAGGAGGAGTACAGCACCCTGTTTCCTGCCTCGGCACAGCCGTAG